One window of the Triticum dicoccoides isolate Atlit2015 ecotype Zavitan chromosome 3B, WEW_v2.0, whole genome shotgun sequence genome contains the following:
- the LOC119280263 gene encoding disease resistance protein RPS2-like, which translates to MELDAATWISIAAICASVLVAIKWWDPIVVYLGYSFGVHHHVEDLGRKVEMLGMMQINLRCQDPIPSSAERITWLQSVDDLQNKEGEIKIRLQKYSLSYFKRCYIGREAHRELNKANELISQGDKLMPEVKASPRPVRHVQPQELRAPLPGMEGSYKKVLDFIKDNNVESVLLGVWGMGGVGKTTLINLVSDSRSKYHDDFAEVLFVQAGKGCSTVADLQKAIAISIALPHIGNQISQANIIHNHLRDKSFLLLVDDLWEDLNLDELGIPSLDVVQPHRRKVVFTTRSMYVCSKMGCCCPEDTIQMKCLSKQDAWNLFAQKVGSKIFDDKKIHNLAKEIVEQCNGLPMALCTLGKFMSPKKDHREWRTARDLLRNSKLHEITDTHEDLFKHLQESYNSLTAVMKKRFLLCSLWPENKNIPMKTLIRWWIGLGLLDGPNASDVGYTLINDLVRASMLEKGDISIDSTENSHVKMHTMMRLMAIWIANEHGYKTKWLQNSPYRAALAEEKWHTVEKAWVSEEDTSRWCQWSSKVCFPQLKVLVAQHVFSLKLIHYFQNITFLNLEGTEIMGLPFEVCSLTELQHLNLSATAIALLPLVLRKLSKLKYLYIRNNMVLQTIPEGLILGLKSLRGLDLFRTGASFPNVLQEFASSTIDLDMLGYTVQTIAEITQLGDLKRVCTQALCMDHFEDEKHPDIINLQILSELQELRELAIVESSHSQKLLVAEGGPNYDQWLLPYLEIFELNNLLRLEQVTWKNAGMDIRVVSIYKCDKLKDVTWVHHLEHLEQLTVAHCKEMEVLIETGESPQGVSMKQTTTISFPRLIKLKLEELPKLSVICKQACEFEELSYICVTRCDEMKDIQNQKYKQSMIKIDCSEDWWNRNSSGRFIPYFAPTFSS; encoded by the exons ATGGAGCTTGACGCAGCAACATGGATCAGCATTGCTGCTATCTGTGCTTCGGTTCTCGTGGCTATCAAGTGGTGGGATCCCATAGTAGTTTATCTTGGATACTCCTTCGGCGTTCACCACCATGTGGAGGATCTTGGAAGAAAGGTGGAGATGTTGGGCATGATGCAAATCAACCTCCGCTGCCAGGATCCCATCCCATCTTCTGCAGAGCGCATCACATGGCTCCAGAGCGTGGATGATTTGCAAAACAAAGAGGGAGAGATCAAGATTAGGCTTCAAAAGTACAGCCTATCTTATTTTAAGAGGTGCTACATAGGTAGGGAAGCCCACAGGGAGCTCAACAAAGCCAATGAACTCATCAGCCAAGGCGACAAATTAATGCCAGAGGTAAAGGCAAGCCCACGTCCTGTCCGCCATGTCCAGCCACAAGAGCTGCGAGCTCCATTGCCGGGGATGGAGGGCTCGTATAAGAAGGTGCTCGATTTCATTAAGGACAATAATGTAGAGTCTGTATTGCTTGGGGTTTGGGGCATGGGAGGCGTGGGCAAGACAACCCTTATCAATCTGGTAAGTGATTCTCGTTCGAAGTATCATGATGATTTCGCCGAAGTACTGTTTGTTCAAGCTGGCAAGGGATGCTCTACAGTTGCTGATTTGCAAAAAGCTATCGCCATTAGTATAGCATTACCTCATATAGGCAACCAAATTTCCCAAGCAAATATCATTCATAACCACCTTAGAGATAAGAGCTTCTTATTGTTGGTGGATGACCTATGGGAGGATCTTAATCTGGACGAACTAGGCATCCCCTCGCTTGATGTAGTACAGCCACACCGGCGTAAAGTTGTGTTCACAACTAGAAGCATGTACGTGTGTAGCAAGATGGGATGCTGCTGCCCTGAGGATACCATCCAAATGAAGTGCTTGAGTAAACAAGACGCGTGGAATCTTTTTGCTCAGAAGGTGGGAAGTAAAATCTTTGATGATAAGAAAATTCATAATCTTGCGAAAGAG ATAGTTGAGCAGTGCAACGGCTTACCAATGGCTTTATGCACACTCGGTAAATTTATGTCGCCCAAGAAAGATCACAGGGAGTGGAGAACCGCCAGAGATCTGCTGAGGAATTCAAAACTCCATGAAATCACTGATACCCATGAAGATTTATTCAAACATCTACAAGAAAGTTATAATAGTCTGACAGCTGTTATGAAGAAGCGTTTTTTGTTATGTTCTTTATGGCCTGAAAATAAGAACATACCAATGAAGACACTTATAAGGTGGTGGATAGGACTTGGTTTGTTAGATGGTCCTAATGCTAGTGATGTGGGTTATACCCTCATTAATGACTTGGTGCGTGCATCCATGTTGGAAAAAGGTGACATTAGCATTGACTCCACAGAAAATTCACATGTCAAGATGCACACCATGATGCGACTGATGGCTATCTGGATTGCGAATGAACATGGATACAAGACCAAGTGGTTACAAAATTCCCCATATAGAGCAGCCTTGGCTGAAGAGAAGTGGCACACTGTGGAGAAGGCTTGGGTATCAGAGGAAGACACATCAAGATGGTGTCAATGGTCTTCCAAGGTTTGTTTCCCACAACTCAAGGTGTTGGTGGCTCAACATGTCTTCTCGCTTAAACTCATTCATTACTTCCAAAATATAACCTTTTTAAACTTAGAGGGGACGGAAATAATGGGATTGCCTTTTGAGGTATGCTCATTGACCGAACTGCAACATCTCAATCTTTCTGCAACAGCAATTGCTCTCTTGCCTCTAGTACTGAGAAAGCTTTCAAAACTCAAGTACTTGTACATCAGAAATAACATGGTTCTCCAAACAATACCAGAAGGGCTTATCTTAGGACTCAAAAGTCTTCGAGGGCTGGACCTTTTCCGTACTGGTGCTAGTTTCCCTAACGTCCTGCAAGAATTTGCGAGCTCCACCATAGATCTGGATATGCTCGGCTATACTGTGCAAACAATAGCAGAGATAACACAACTGGGAGACTTGAAAAGGGTGTGTACACAGGCACTCTGCATGGACCACTTTGAAGACGAGAAACATCCGGATATTATTAACTTGCAAATTTTATCCGAACTACAAGAGCTGCGAGAATTAGCCATTGTAGAGAGCTCTCACAGTCAGAAGTTATTGGTAGCTGAAGGTGGCCCTAATTATGATCAATGGCTACTCCCTTACTTGGAAATCTTTGAACTGAACAATCTTCTCAGGCTAGAGCAAGTGACGTGGAAAAATGCAGGGATGGACATCAGAGTGGTCAGTATCTATAAATGTGATAAATTAAAAGATGTGACATGGGTTCATCACCTTGAACACCTTGAGCAGCTCACAGTTGCACACTGCAAGGAAATGGAAGTATTGATTGAAACTGGAGAATCACCACAAGGTGTCAGCATGAAGCAAACGACGACAATAAGTTTTCCTCGGCTGATAAAGCTTAAATTGGAAGAGCTGCCAAAGCTATCCGTGATATGCAAGCAAGCATGTGAATTTGAAGAGTTGTCTTATATTTGTGTAACTCGGTGTGATGAAATGAAAGATATCCAAAATCAAAAGTACAAGCAGAGTATGATCAAGATAGACTGCAGCGAAGATTGGTGGAATCGGAATAGCTCAGGGAGATTTATTCCCTACTTCGCTCCAACATTTTCCTCCTAG